Within bacterium, the genomic segment CTACTGTGCCTTTTCCGCTGGCAATGGGCCCAACCAAAGCAATGATTGTTTTTTTCATTTTTTCTTTTTTAAGAAATCCTCTTTCTTCACCCCCAAACCATACTGTTCCATATCATCAAGCAAATCCTTTTTTTGCCATTCAGCTACCCAATCTTTTATTTTGTACTTTTTGATCTTTCCATTAGCCTGATGGGCGTAAAGCTCTTTTAAGCCAGCGTTAATAATCATTTTTTTACAAATAAAACAAGGGAAAGAATCTATAGGTGTTTCTCTAAACTTCTTATTTAGGCGGGCGGAATAAAGATACATTCTGCCACCCAAAATACTCACTCCGGCCCGAGCAGCATTAATTATAGCGTTTTGCTCAGCATGCACTGAACGACAAAGCTCATAGCGTTGACCATGAGGAATGCCTAATTCGTTACGCAAACAGTTCCCCCTTTCAAAACAATCCTTTATTTTTCTGGGAGCACCCACATAACCAGTGGCAATAATCTGATCATCTTTAACAATAATCGCTCCATGACGAGCCCGGAAACAGGTAGAACGCCTTGCCACTTCTTTGGCAATATTTATATAGTATTCATCTTTAGAAATGCGCTGAGGCATAAATTATTTTTAAAATAGTACATAAAATTTTCTTTGGCAATCTTTGGTTTTAAAAAACCTTATTTTTGACTATAATAGTCTTTGATGACTGAATGGGTAATTGATTACTATGATAAAATCTCCCCTTTGATACTGCCTTTTTTAAAGGGGAGACGCATAGGTATTAGGCAGATATTTGGCCAACAAATTATTTACCGCCGCCACACCGCTGACAAAAAACACTGGATCTATATTAACTCTCTCAAAGACCTAATGTTTTGGGTGCGCTGGCACGGCTGGAGCTATTTCCCCCACTTAGACGGGGAAAAAGACCTTTGGTTTGCAATGGATATCGATCGACGAGCAGTTGATTTCCAAGGAGTAAAAATAGCCGCTTTTGAGATGGCTAAAATTTTGCAAGAATTAAAAATTAAGTTTTTAGTCAAGTTTTCCGGCGCAAACGGGTTTCATTTTCTCTGGCGCTATAAAAAACCTTTAAGAGCAGGGGAGCATCTTTGCCGACGACCTTGGAAATTTGAACAGAGAACAATTGAATTTTTACAAAACACTCTTGAAGAAAGATTGCAGCGGTCAAAACACCGCCTTTATTTTTACCGTTTTATTAAGCCAACTGATCCCATTACTTTTTGTTCAGCTAATGATCCTAAAAACAAGCGATCAATTTTAATTGATGAATTTATTCTAAAACGCAGAGGCACAATTAGGGCCCCCTACTCTCTTCATGAGAAAAGCAAGCTTGTCTCTATCCCTTTAAAACCTGAAAACATTTTAGCTTTTAATCCCAAAAAAGAGACACAACCAGAAAAAATAAAAAAAGAAAAAAAGAAAGCTGTTTTGCCTTTTAATAATGCAGAAAAAATATACACTTTAATAAGAAAATTAAAGGAGAAATAAGAATGGCCCCTGCGCCGTGTAGGCGCAGGGGCCGGTGCCCTCAGATCTCGTTGCGGCGCAAAAACGCGCCGCAACGATCACACCGGTAAAGAAGCGGGTTGGGTCCCGCTTCCTTACCGTTGAGGGCGATTTTAACCCGTCGGGGGAGACGCTCTACGCGCCCCCCACACCGCGGGCAACGCCCCCCATTTCCACTCAAAGAACCCACCTCCTTTCTCTTGTATTTTGAAAATGAAATGAAGGCTATTTTTTCTGTACTGATTTAACTATTTCCTCAAATACATGGGGATAATCAAAAGCCAGCTCAGCCAATATCTTTCTGTCTAAAGCAATCTTGTCCTTCTTTAAGAGATGTATTACTTCTCTATAGTTTAAACCCATCTCCTTTGCCTTAGCATTAATGCGCATAATCCAAAGCCGACGCATTTCTCTCTTTTTGCGCTTTCTGCCAGCAAAACTTTGGCTCCAAGCTTTAAGCAAGGCTTCTTTAGCACGCCTGTACGAAGCCCGACGACTATGAATAAAACCTTTGGCAGCTTTTTTTACTTTTTTGTGTCTTTTGCGAGTGGCAACTCCGCCTTTAACTCTCGGCATAACTAAATTAGTTTTTTAATTTTTTTCAAATCGCTTGAATGAATTTTTTCTCTTCTATCCTTTCGATAACGTCTATTTTGCGAAGATTTTTTTGCTAAAAGATGGCGTTGCGAACCATGCAAACGCAAAACTTTTTTCTTTTTCAGACGCAATCTTTTAGCTAAAGATTTTAGGGTTTTTTGTTTAGGCATAACAAGCAGAAAGTATAAATTAAAGAAATATAAAAGTCAAACCCCCTTTTTTGCTCTCTAAGGAGAGAACTGAACCTGAACCACATTTCCTTGAATACGCACAGGCATCTCTATTTTGGCATTTATGCTTTGGACAACATCCTGAAGACGTTCAGAAGCTTCTTTTTTAAAGATATTCTCGCGTCCACGCAACATCATAGTTAAACGCACATGGTGACCTTTAGCCAAAAATTTCTTAACTTGCCTTTTTTTAGTCTCTAAATCGTGATCGCTGATATTGAAAGAAATACGTACCTCTTTAAGATCTTTTTGTTTTTTTTGTTTCTTCTTTTCCTTTTTTTGCTGTTGATAAATA encodes:
- a CDS encoding dCMP deaminase family protein, translated to MPQRISKDEYYINIAKEVARRSTCFRARHGAIIVKDDQIIATGYVGAPRKIKDCFERGNCLRNELGIPHGQRYELCRSVHAEQNAIINAARAGVSILGGRMYLYSARLNKKFRETPIDSFPCFICKKMIINAGLKELYAHQANGKIKKYKIKDWVAEWQKKDLLDDMEQYGLGVKKEDFLKKKK
- the rplT gene encoding 50S ribosomal protein L20 yields the protein MPRVKGGVATRKRHKKVKKAAKGFIHSRRASYRRAKEALLKAWSQSFAGRKRKKREMRRLWIMRINAKAKEMGLNYREVIHLLKKDKIALDRKILAELAFDYPHVFEEIVKSVQKK
- a CDS encoding 50S ribosomal protein L35, whose amino-acid sequence is MPKQKTLKSLAKRLRLKKKKVLRLHGSQRHLLAKKSSQNRRYRKDRREKIHSSDLKKIKKLI
- the infC gene encoding translation initiation factor IF-3, giving the protein MAKRYFKNEEIRASYLLVVDETGKRLGEMSKEKALDKAREQGKDLVLIAWQARPPIAKIIEYGKFIYQQQKKEKKKQKKQKDLKEVRISFNISDHDLETKKRQVKKFLAKGHHVRLTMMLRGRENIFKKEASERLQDVVQSINAKIEMPVRIQGNVVQVQFSP